The Arthrobacter sp. PM3 genome contains the following window.
GCGGCTGACCCGGTTCTCCGACGACGAACTCCTCGCCGCGAGCGACTCCGTTTTCGGGCTGCTCGACGACCCGGCCGGCATGGCCCGCTCGGAACTGCTGGCGACCTACGACGAAATCGGCCTGGAGATCAGCCGCCGCGAAGCCGAACCCGAACCCGTGTAGCCCGCGCAGCGGTCCGGGCGCCGCCCGGGCCGCGCGCCGTCCCGGTTTCTCGTCGCCGCCGGAGCGTGGATACGGTAGTCATGTGCCGGCCGAGATGGAACCGAACCATCCGCGAGGCCCCGGTCCTGCCGAGGCCCGCCTGCTCCGCCACGCCGTCGAACTCAAGCGCTTTTCGCGACGCACGTTCCTGGTCGGCGCGGGATCGGCGTCCCTGCTGGCGGCGGACATGCTGTTCACCCGCCGCGTCCAGGCCGAGCGGCGCGTCAACCGGATCCTCGAAGTCAGGGACGACGTCGCCGAGCGGTATTTTCCCCGCGCCAGCTGGATCCTATTTCCCGGCTACAAGACCAGTTGGGAAGAAGCCATATGGATCCTCAACGCCCTGCGCGGCTCGCTGAACAAGCGGGGCCAGCTCGCCGCCGTCGGCTATTCCAACGACGGCCTCGACATCGACGAGGTGGTGATCGCGGTGATCGAGCACGTCCGCGCCCATCAGCTCACCACCCTCTATTTCTACGGCCACAGCTTCGGCGGCATGGTGGCCACCCAGGTGGCCGCCCGGCTGCGGGAGCTGCACGGCGTCGAGGTCGCATTCATCCTGCTCGACTCCAGCCCGGCGAGCCGGCACGACGTGCTGGACCAGAGCTGGTTCGAAGGCGTGGTGTTCCTCTACGAGAGCGGATTCCGGTTCCCCACGGTGCTGCGCGGCGGGTACGAGCTCGGTGAGAGGATGCTGCACAAGGATGAGCGCAGCTGGGGCCAGGTGATCGACCAGACGCTGGAGCAGCTCTCGCCGATCGCCCCGTCCAGCGTGCTGATCCAGTCCGAGTCGGCCTACATCTACCACTTTGACGCCAGCCGCTACGTCGGCAAGCTCGGCGGGACGAAGATGGCGTTCATCGGCAACCCCGGTGACAAAACGGTGGACTACGAGACCGCACGGGATTCGTGGTCGCTGATGTTCAAAGCCAACATGGCCTCGGCTGACCTGCGCACCGACGGAGCCCGGCCGGCGCACGCGAGCCCCGGCTGGAGCCCGTTCGTGTACCGGCCCATCATCGACAAACTCCAGGACGACCTCTTCCCGCTGCCCATCGGAGGCGGGAAGAAGACCGCCTTCTGACGCACCGCGCCGGCAGGCGGCAGCCCTGCCGGCCGGTGCAGGCTGCCGGGTCAGATCTGGTTCTTGAGGTCCGCCACGGAATTGAGGATCTGGTT
Protein-coding sequences here:
- a CDS encoding thioesterase domain-containing protein — encoded protein: MEPNHPRGPGPAEARLLRHAVELKRFSRRTFLVGAGSASLLAADMLFTRRVQAERRVNRILEVRDDVAERYFPRASWILFPGYKTSWEEAIWILNALRGSLNKRGQLAAVGYSNDGLDIDEVVIAVIEHVRAHQLTTLYFYGHSFGGMVATQVAARLRELHGVEVAFILLDSSPASRHDVLDQSWFEGVVFLYESGFRFPTVLRGGYELGERMLHKDERSWGQVIDQTLEQLSPIAPSSVLIQSESAYIYHFDASRYVGKLGGTKMAFIGNPGDKTVDYETARDSWSLMFKANMASADLRTDGARPAHASPGWSPFVYRPIIDKLQDDLFPLPIGGGKKTAF